The following proteins are co-located in the Procambarus clarkii isolate CNS0578487 chromosome 4, FALCON_Pclarkii_2.0, whole genome shotgun sequence genome:
- the LOC138371775 gene encoding golgin subfamily A member 6-like protein 25: MTIPYMYQLVQEKLGGNRQARAFLNVSVPLRELHVPLRELDVPLRELHVPLRELDVSLRELDVPLRELHVPLRELHVSLRELHVPLRELDVSLRELDVPLRELHVPLRELHVSLRELHVPLRELHVPLRELHVSLRELHVPLRELDVSLRELDVPLRELHVPLRELDVSLPELDVPLRELHVPLRELDVSLRELDVSLRELDVPLRELHVPLRELHVQLRELDVPLRELHVPLRELHVPLRELDVSLRELDVSLRELDVSLRELDVPLRELHVSLRELDVPLRELHVPLRELDVSLRELHVPLRFGPF; this comes from the coding sequence ATGACTATCCCATACATGTATCAACTGGTTCAAGAGAAACTGGGCGGCAACAGGCAAGCGAGAGCGTTTCTGAATGTTAGTGTTCCACTTCGTGAGCTCCATGTTCCACTTCGTGAGCTCGATGTTCCACTTCGTGAGCTCCATGTTCCACTTCGTGAGCTCGATGTTTCACTTCGTGAGCTCGATGTTCCACTTCGTGAGCTCCATGTTCCACTTCGTGAGCTCCATGTTTCACTTCGTGAGCTCCATGTTCCACTTCGTGAGCTCGATGTTTCACTTCGTGAGCTCGATGTTCCACTTCGTGAGCTCCATGTTCCACTTCGTGAGCTCCATGTTTCACTTCGTGAGCTCCATGTTCCACTTCGTGAGCTCCATGTTCCACTTCGTGAGCTCCATGTTTCACTTCGTGAGCTCCATGTTCCACTTCGTGAGCTCGATGTTTCACTTCGTGAGCTCGATGTTCCACTTCGTGAGCTCCATGTTCCACTTCGTGAGCTCGATGTTTCACTTCCTGAGCTCGATGTTCCACTTCGTGAGCTCCATGTTCCACTTCGTGAGCTCGATGTTTCACTTCGTGAGCTCGATGTTTCACTTCGTGAGCTCGATGTTCCACTTCGTGAGCTCCATGTTCCACTTCGTGAGCTCCATGTTCAACTTCGTGAGCTCGATGTTCCACTTCGTGAGCTCCATGTTCCACTTCGTGAGCTCCATGTTCCACTTCGTGAGCTCGATGTTTCACTTCGTGAGCTCGATGTTTCACTTCGTGAGCTCGATGTTTCACTTCGTGAGCTCGATGTTCCACTTCGTGAGCTCCATGTTTCACTTCGTGAGCTCGATGTTCCACTTCGTGAGCTCCATGTTCCACTTCGTGAGCTCGATGTTTCACTTCGTGAGCTCCATGTTCCACTTCGTTTCGGGCCTTTCTGA